One genomic window of Deltaproteobacteria bacterium includes the following:
- a CDS encoding winged helix-turn-helix transcriptional regulator: protein MARRTASSSVSLSCPSADAATVNSARTLRSIANRVCRTAAGSTRVRLQAQPLQSQSLRCTQLAMAVRPASSLREEIASGIVRIRRRLVAEADRRLAEQGKTVLGFQVLSALQRRGPSAQNELAEDIGQHPTGLSRLLEELEHARLVRRTRDRADRRKIVVEVTARGRALLAQGRPLVNAAVEQVLAPLGRAERQTLRNLLWRMLDRSDS from the coding sequence ATGGCCCGCCGGACGGCGTCCTCGAGCGTGAGCCTCTCTTGCCCGAGCGCCGACGCGGCGACTGTCAACAGCGCGAGAACACTCCGCAGCATCGCGAACCGGGTTTGCCGCACGGCGGCCGGTTCTACGCGAGTGCGATTGCAGGCGCAACCGTTGCAGTCGCAATCATTGCGATGTACACAGCTCGCGATGGCCGTCCGTCCGGCATCGTCCCTCCGCGAAGAGATCGCCAGCGGCATCGTCCGCATCCGCCGGCGACTGGTCGCCGAGGCGGATCGCCGGCTGGCGGAGCAGGGAAAAACCGTGCTCGGCTTCCAGGTCCTCAGTGCGCTGCAGCGTCGGGGTCCCTCCGCGCAGAACGAGCTGGCCGAAGACATCGGGCAGCATCCCACGGGGTTGTCGCGCCTGCTGGAGGAGCTGGAGCATGCCCGCCTGGTGCGCCGCACCCGAGACCGCGCCGACCGGCGCAAGATCGTGGTGGAGGTGACCGCCCGCGGTCGCGCGCTGCTCGCCCAGGGAAGGCCGCTCGTCAACGCGGCGGTTGAACAAGTGCTGGCGCCGCTCGGGCGCGCCGAGCGGCAGACGCTGCGGAACCTGCTCTGGCGCATGCTGGATCGTTCCGATTCTTGA